The following are from one region of the Candidatus Thorarchaeota archaeon genome:
- a CDS encoding DUF106 domain-containing protein, translated as MDVLGDIASLTMQLLDLVSRPPYSAVFVAFVSVLIALFSTWSTVRFTDMEQLRSDMAEVKAWQQKLGAARKTMDPVLLQEVMDGQSHIMTIQARMMSARMKPMCIFYIPFIIIFWMLSLLYQGTPVAILPFNAQKWLFFIDGWLGTSQGVTGGFGLYFLTWYLIVSFSFGSLIRKWAKLDYM; from the coding sequence ATGGACGTACTCGGCGACATCGCTTCCCTGACCATGCAGCTGTTGGACCTTGTCTCTCGGCCTCCATACTCGGCCGTGTTTGTTGCATTCGTGTCCGTACTCATTGCTCTCTTTTCGACTTGGTCGACTGTGCGGTTCACCGACATGGAGCAGCTCAGGAGTGACATGGCGGAGGTCAAGGCGTGGCAGCAGAAGCTGGGGGCGGCACGCAAGACGATGGATCCCGTGCTGCTGCAAGAGGTGATGGATGGGCAGAGCCATATCATGACAATCCAGGCCAGGATGATGAGTGCCAGAATGAAGCCGATGTGTATCTTCTACATACCATTCATCATAATCTTCTGGATGCTCAGTCTTCTGTATCAGGGGACCCCTGTCGCCATACTGCCGTTCAACGCACAGAAGTGGTTGTTCTTCATCGATGGATGGCTCGGCACGTCGCAGGGGGTCACAGGCGGCTTTGGGCTGTACTTTCTCACATGGTACCTGATTGTGTCTTTCAGCTTCGGCAGTCTGATTCGGAAGTGGGCCAAACTGGACTACATGTAG